The following is a genomic window from uncultured Draconibacterium sp..
AAAGTTGAGGTAATGTTGGCTAAAACCAATACAACATTTGAAGATTATCAAAACTACACATTTACCGATCCGGCAACAAGTTATGCACAAAAAGAGCAAACCATTTTTGATGGAAAACTGAACGAAGCCGGAAAAGCAAAAGTTCCTTTCGTATTGGAAGGATTGGATAATGCACCGGGAATGCTGAATGTTTGGTTTACATCGCGGGTGTTCGAAAGTGGAGGAGATTTTAGTACATCGATAAGCAATGCTAAATATTCTCCTTTCGAATCGTATGTTGGTGTGCGAATGCCTGAATCGGACGATAACTGGTACACCACCGATACCGATTATTTACCGGAGATTGTTACGGTAGACAAAAATGGAAAACCGGTTTCTGGAGATGACTTGGAAGTGCGCTTGTATAAAATCAACTGGCGCTGGTGGTGGGAGTCGGGTTCTGAAAACCTGGCACATTACGTTTCGGGACGATATTATCAGCCGGTGAGTAATTGGAATATTTCCGATGCGAAACACAAGTCGCAAATAAAACTCAATGTAAAATACAACGATTGGCAAGACAATGGCCGGTACTTTTTGTGGGTGAAAGACAACACTTCGGGGCATTCTACCGGAATTACTTTTTACATGTCGAAATGGGGAAGTTGGCGCTCGGATGGAATGGAGCAGGGGGCAACTATGCTTAGTGTGCGAACTGATAAAGAAAAATACAATGTGGGTGACGATATTGAAGTAATTATTCCATCGTCGAAAGCGGGAAAAGCACTGGTGAGCCTTGAGAATGGAACCGAAGTGATGGATATGTTTTGGGTAGAAACGACCGATAAAGAAACGCGTTTCACGCTAAAAGCCAACAAGAAAATGGCTCCCAATTTTTATGTGAATGTAAGTTTGATTCAGGCTTACGAAAACACCGAAAATGATGCTCCTTTGCGGCTTTATGGTATAATTCCTGTAAAAGTTGAAGACCCGGAAACTATTCTTCAGCCTCAGATTAAAACTCAAAAAGAGATTGAACCGGAAACGAATTATAAGGTGGAAGTATCGGAGAAAAACGGTAAAAAAATGACTTACACACTTGCCATTGTTGATGAAGGTTTGTTGGGCCTAACCAATTATAAAACACCAAATCCACACTACTCGTTTTATCAGCGCGAAGCGTTGGGCGTTAAAACCTGGGATATGTACGATTATGTGGTTGGAGCTTATGGAGCCCGCCTTGAAAAAGCCTTTGCAGTTGGTGGTGACGGAAGTTTGGTAGAAACGGATAAAAAAGAGGCCAACCGTTTCAAACCAGTTGTGCAGTTTGCAGGGCCTTTTACGCTGGAAGCCGGAAAAACCCAAAAACACGAATTTGAAATGCCCAATTATATTGGTGCGGTTCGTATGATGGTTGTGGCCGGAAACCAGGGTGCTTATGGTGCTAACGAAATTTCGGTGCCGGTGCGTAAAGGACTGATGTTGTTGGCAACGGTTCCGCGAAAGTTGGCGCCACTTGAAACATTTGATCTTCCGGTTGATGTGTTTGCCATGAAAGATAATGTGAAAAATGTTTCAGTTTCAGTAAAAACAAATGAGTTGTTTGAGGTTGTAGGCAACAACGAGAACTCCATTCAATTTGCTGAAAATGGTGAGAAAATGACCTTCTTTAAATTGAAGGTAAAAGATGACATTGGGGTTGGTAAAATTGTTGTTGAAGCAAAATCCGGCAACGAACGCGCCACTTATGAAGTTGAGGTTGATGTACGGAATCCGAATTTGCAGGTTGTTAAACAAGATGCAAAACTGGTTCCTGGTAACCAAAACTGGACTTGTGATTTGCAGTCGCCGGGTACTCCGGGTACAAATGAAGCCTGGGTTGAAATTTCAGGATTTCCTCCATTAAATCTCGCAAAACATTTGGATTACCTGATACAATATCCTCACGGTTGTGTGGAACAAGTTACTTCATCGGTTTTTCCGCAATTGTTTCTGGGACAGTTAACCGACTTAACCGCCGATCAGAAATTGGAAATAGAGGACAATGTACGTAAGGCACTGGTAAAATTGCAGTCGTACCAACTGGGGAGTGGCGGATTTAGTTACTGGCCCGGATCGGCATACGTTAACAGCTGGGCAACAAGTTACGTCGGGCACTTTATTTTAATGGCAGAAAAGGCCGGTTATTCACTTCCATTTGGCTTAAAGAATAAATGGCTGCGCTATCAGCAATCGGAGGCAAGGAATTGGAAAGGTAATCAACATTTCGAGTATTATTCGCAATCGCGAAACTATGATTTAATACAGGCCTATCGTTTGTATACTCTGGCTTTGGCCGGAAGTCCTGATATGGGGGCAATGAACCGTTTGCGTGAAAAAGGCAACAAAGCGTCAGATGTTACCTGGCGCCTGGCATCGGCTTATATTCTTGCTGGTAAAAAGGATGCTGCCGAACAATTGGTTACCAATATAAGTACCGAAGTAAAAGATTACCGCGAATTTGGCGGCACTTTTGGTTCGTCGTTACGCGATAAAGCGATGTTGCTTGATGCATTAACCTTGCTTAAGGATCAGGAAAATGCTTTTGAAATGTTGAAATCGATATCCGACGAGTTGAACAGCCGCGACTGGCTGAGTACACAAACAGCTGCATGGTGTTTGTATGCTGCTGCGCGCTTCTCGGAAGAATTTTATAACGATGGTAACGAAACCGCATTCGAACTAACACTAAATGGAAAGAAACAACAATTACGCACAAAAATTCCGGTAGTTAGAATTCCGGTAGAGAATGGTACGGTAGATAAGGTTAATGTTGAATTTGAAAACAAAGGAAGCAGTGCAACTTATGTAAGAGTTGTTGCAAAAGGAGTTCCATCGGGTATCGATTCGGTTTCTTCATCAGCTAACCTGGTTATGAATGTGAAATATGTGGATAGTGCGAACAAAACAATCGATCCGAAAAGCATTCAACAGGGTACCGATTTTAGAATGATCGTTACCGTAAAACATCCGGGGAAACGTGTTGATTATGAAGAAATGGTTTTGTCAGCTTTAATTCCTTCTGGGTGGGAAATTCTGAATAAACGCATTGGTGATGTTCCGGGAGAGGAATCGAATTTTGAGTATCAGGATATTCGCGATGACCGGATTTACACCTATTTCGATTTGGATATAAACGAGCAAAAAACTTTTGTATTCTATCTAAATGCTGCCTACAAAGGTCGGTTTTATCAACCACCGGTAAGTTGCGAGGCCATGTACGATAACTCGGTAAATGCAAAAAAAGCCGGAAGAATGGTTGTTGTGCAATAACATTTTTGTGATTTGGTAAAGTTTTTTAAAAACAGATTTCGGTGGAAATGGGCGAGTATTGTTTTTTTTGCAATGCTTGTCCTGTTTTTTATAGGCGGATTTTTTGTCCCGAAGCCCTTGTTTACTGCTTCGTATTCAACAGTTGTTGAAAGTAGTAATGGCGATTTGCTGGGCGCACGAATTTCTGATGATGAACAATGGCGTTTTCCGGCAGTTGACAGTATTCCGCAAAAATACGAGGAGTGTGTATTACAGTTTGAAGACAAACATTTTTATCATCACCTGGGTGTAAATCTGGGGGCGATAGTGCGTGCGATGGTACAAAATATAAAAGCCCGGAAAGTGGTGAGTGGTGGTAGTACAATTACCATGCAGCTGAGCCGGTTGGCACGAGGAAACAGAACACGAAACTTGAAAAATAAACTGATTGAAGTATTCTGGGCTTTACATATTGAGCTGCGTTATTCAAAAGATGAAATTCTGAAACTCTATGCTTCACATGCACCTTTTGGCGGAAATGTAGTTGGTATTGACGCGGCATCATGGCGGTATTTTGCCCGCGATAGTGAGCAGTTGTCTTGGGCTGAATCAGCAACTTTAGCAGTGCTCCCCAATGCTCCGTCGCTAATTTATCCCGGCCGGCTTGACGATAAACTGAAGCAGAAACGCGATCGCCTTTTACAAAATTTGCTGAAAGCTGGAAAAATAGATAGCATGACCTTCGAACTGGCAATTTCTGAGGCTTTGCCGGAAAAGGTAAATGCTTTGCCCAATATGGCTTATCATTTTACAGAAATGATGAATGACGAAAGGAAGGGCGAGCGAACTCGTTCAACCATTAATAGTGTAATTCAAAACCGGGTGAATCAGGTTGTGCGAAAACATCAGCG
Proteins encoded in this region:
- a CDS encoding MG2 domain-containing protein; translation: MKKFIIPLFFLLLIVVSCKENNKTNVAPEVEFAHYVQAYTSGVISSRTTISVYLTKPVELNGPVGELFEFEPNIKGETVQVGDRMFEFRSSEPLKQGTEYEARFFLGKVMNVKTDLQEMPFRFSTVPQSFTVTVEGLTNYENLGATQMQLNGYVLTADVAEALAVENILTTRLDGEELPVTWNHETGGRKHFFTVDSISRLQDDAGKLEVKWDGRLLDIDDAGMKELEVPALSDFKVLEANVVQQPEQCVNIRFSDALLKTQDLNGLIELDNSRDLRFELDGNLIKIWTDKRITGEVNLTVHKGIKSSNYARLKSGENFLLQFTNAEPKVRLLGKGVIVPQSESMIFPFEAISLNAVDVRIIQIFKDNVAQFFQDNSIDGNASLKQVGRLVYEKKIDLYSDESINYNNWNTFKIDLAKMIDIEQGAIYRVELRFRKEYSLYDCPDNETDESLQETDFNQKEDYQNNWDTPGWYSTYYYPEGYRWSERDNPCHVSYYNYDRFVSKNIMASQLGIVAKEGKNHRMFFAVSNLLNTAQESDVDLKLYNFQHQLIESVKTDARGLAEVDLKKKPFLLIAQKGNQFGYLRLDDGTSLSVSNFNVSGQEITDGMKGFIYGERDVWRPGDTLFLNFILETNAARPENHPVIFSLINPKDQQVERRVVTNNENGFYQLTTTTEKDAPTGNWRAEVQVGNSRFSKRVKIETIKPNRLKIDIDLPEDKVLDESNKVVPITASWLHGSPAKSLKAKVEVMLAKTNTTFEDYQNYTFTDPATSYAQKEQTIFDGKLNEAGKAKVPFVLEGLDNAPGMLNVWFTSRVFESGGDFSTSISNAKYSPFESYVGVRMPESDDNWYTTDTDYLPEIVTVDKNGKPVSGDDLEVRLYKINWRWWWESGSENLAHYVSGRYYQPVSNWNISDAKHKSQIKLNVKYNDWQDNGRYFLWVKDNTSGHSTGITFYMSKWGSWRSDGMEQGATMLSVRTDKEKYNVGDDIEVIIPSSKAGKALVSLENGTEVMDMFWVETTDKETRFTLKANKKMAPNFYVNVSLIQAYENTENDAPLRLYGIIPVKVEDPETILQPQIKTQKEIEPETNYKVEVSEKNGKKMTYTLAIVDEGLLGLTNYKTPNPHYSFYQREALGVKTWDMYDYVVGAYGARLEKAFAVGGDGSLVETDKKEANRFKPVVQFAGPFTLEAGKTQKHEFEMPNYIGAVRMMVVAGNQGAYGANEISVPVRKGLMLLATVPRKLAPLETFDLPVDVFAMKDNVKNVSVSVKTNELFEVVGNNENSIQFAENGEKMTFFKLKVKDDIGVGKIVVEAKSGNERATYEVEVDVRNPNLQVVKQDAKLVPGNQNWTCDLQSPGTPGTNEAWVEISGFPPLNLAKHLDYLIQYPHGCVEQVTSSVFPQLFLGQLTDLTADQKLEIEDNVRKALVKLQSYQLGSGGFSYWPGSAYVNSWATSYVGHFILMAEKAGYSLPFGLKNKWLRYQQSEARNWKGNQHFEYYSQSRNYDLIQAYRLYTLALAGSPDMGAMNRLREKGNKASDVTWRLASAYILAGKKDAAEQLVTNISTEVKDYREFGGTFGSSLRDKAMLLDALTLLKDQENAFEMLKSISDELNSRDWLSTQTAAWCLYAAARFSEEFYNDGNETAFELTLNGKKQQLRTKIPVVRIPVENGTVDKVNVEFENKGSSATYVRVVAKGVPSGIDSVSSSANLVMNVKYVDSANKTIDPKSIQQGTDFRMIVTVKHPGKRVDYEEMVLSALIPSGWEILNKRIGDVPGEESNFEYQDIRDDRIYTYFDLDINEQKTFVFYLNAAYKGRFYQPPVSCEAMYDNSVNAKKAGRMVVVQ